A genomic window from Motilibacter aurantiacus includes:
- a CDS encoding TolB family protein, with product MISADGSRLAWVRCAEGEALSSISVFTFATRQLQEVALRGDELHSQWLLRLQWSPDGTAIAVTEGNSAAVVELATGQLTTPPPGFGFKVAWSPDSSRIAVEEAQSGGFGVGVFDRDLATHVTVEVPEPASPFQQAGWTWSADGTSVATAASDRSGRWYLLRAPVDGGASTRTELSRPPFTPAGDNGIGIRGWTSEGLVVSVIGQPGSPDTGNAGWFTVERPRGRRPDCSTRWTTQRSSSCRASSADAAPAVSRPVIVWRGRLP from the coding sequence GTGATCTCTGCGGACGGGTCGCGGTTGGCGTGGGTGCGGTGCGCCGAGGGGGAGGCGCTGTCGTCGATCTCGGTCTTCACCTTCGCCACCAGGCAGTTGCAGGAGGTCGCCCTGCGCGGTGACGAGCTCCACAGCCAGTGGCTGCTGCGCCTGCAGTGGTCACCCGACGGGACCGCGATCGCCGTCACCGAGGGCAACAGCGCCGCCGTCGTGGAGCTGGCGACGGGGCAGCTGACCACGCCGCCCCCCGGGTTCGGCTTCAAGGTCGCCTGGTCCCCCGACAGCTCGCGGATCGCGGTGGAGGAGGCGCAGTCGGGCGGATTCGGCGTCGGGGTCTTCGACCGCGACCTCGCCACTCACGTCACCGTCGAGGTGCCGGAGCCGGCGTCGCCGTTCCAGCAAGCCGGGTGGACGTGGTCGGCGGACGGCACGAGCGTCGCCACGGCGGCGAGCGACCGCAGCGGACGCTGGTACCTCCTCAGGGCGCCGGTCGACGGCGGAGCGAGCACCCGGACCGAGCTGTCACGGCCTCCGTTCACACCCGCAGGCGACAACGGCATCGGCATCCGCGGCTGGACCTCCGAGGGCCTTGTCGTCAGCGTCATCGGGCAGCCGGGCTCGCCCGACACGGGCAACGCCGGATGGTTCACCGTCGAACGGCCACGGGGCAGGCGACCCGACTGCTCGACGAGGTGGACGACGCAGCGGTCGTCCAGTTGCCGGGCTTCATCGGCTGACGCCGCGCCTGCAGTCAGCCGCCCGGTGATCGTTTGGCGCGGCCGGCTGCCCTGA
- a CDS encoding family 43 glycosylhydrolase, whose amino-acid sequence MHPRSPRARLARRGAIPLALAALIAPAISGAPATGAEQDRHGLKGDYYLSSGPGLGDFVEYRSTRVDANLDFDSLEGPLLDATGYNDEVSVRWTGQLLPGFTEDYRFHVTGDNGFRIWVDGRLVIDHWVDDWDRPQTSAPIRLTAGQRVEFKVEYFENWGGSNLHVDWSSASQAREPIPADAFFLPEGFVPEVPVVPAVSDVTAVLDALAGEQAIARSAERDLRALLAAAESADDYDTRVEHLQAAREWLDTAAGSKLGADARSRLTVPLDALLTPRTPAQRLSADITALSRDGSIAGSTARDLLELSGAGKLAEARAAVAGAKAGKVSPAAKGALLPQLDAMIERGHPLDLGTAEAGNPIVSGWYADPDIELYDDRYWVYPTTSRGYDEQTFMDAFSSTDLVHWTKHSNILDIADVPWARRALWAPAPVERNGKYYLYFAANDIQNNNQLGGIGVAVADRPEGPYKDALGKPLIGQFHNGAQPIDQDVFIDDDGQAYMYYGGHSHANVVKLNPDMISLGTFADGTTFKEITPTNYVEGSFMFKRGGKYYLMWSEGGWTGPNYAVSYAIADSPTGPFNRLGRVLQQDAAVARGSGHNSVINVPGTDIWYIFYHRRPLTESEGNSRALSYDRMYFNPDGTIRPVTMLVQDDFEDRNSVGWRTYGGLWSAADGTYAAPATAGTMALQETNFGNLEYEADVRLGAGGSEAGLVFRVGNRPGGASGFSGYYAALTPSGVSISSWRGGTRTPIASAPLTVAGDRSHRVRVEAVGSSIKVYVDGSAAPVLSAVDTSHTVGANGLRAGGAGAWFDNVKIEHP is encoded by the coding sequence ATGCACCCACGCTCCCCACGCGCGCGACTGGCGCGCAGAGGCGCGATCCCGCTCGCGCTCGCCGCCCTGATCGCACCGGCGATCTCCGGCGCGCCGGCGACCGGCGCCGAGCAGGACCGCCACGGGTTGAAGGGCGACTACTACCTGTCCAGCGGCCCCGGGCTCGGGGACTTCGTCGAGTACCGGTCCACCCGGGTCGACGCCAACCTCGACTTCGACAGCCTCGAAGGCCCGCTGCTCGACGCGACCGGCTACAACGACGAGGTCTCCGTGCGCTGGACCGGGCAGCTGCTGCCCGGCTTCACCGAGGACTACCGCTTCCACGTCACCGGCGACAACGGGTTCCGCATCTGGGTCGACGGCCGGCTGGTGATCGACCACTGGGTCGACGACTGGGACCGCCCGCAGACGAGCGCGCCGATCCGCCTCACCGCCGGGCAGCGCGTGGAGTTCAAGGTCGAGTACTTCGAGAACTGGGGCGGCTCCAACCTCCACGTCGACTGGTCGAGCGCGAGCCAGGCCCGCGAGCCGATCCCGGCCGACGCGTTCTTCCTGCCCGAGGGCTTCGTGCCCGAGGTCCCGGTCGTCCCCGCGGTCTCCGACGTCACCGCGGTCCTCGACGCCCTCGCGGGGGAGCAGGCGATCGCCCGGTCGGCGGAGCGGGACCTGCGCGCGCTGCTCGCGGCCGCCGAGTCCGCCGACGACTACGACACCCGGGTCGAGCACCTGCAGGCCGCCCGCGAGTGGCTCGACACTGCGGCCGGCTCGAAGCTGGGCGCCGACGCCCGCAGCCGCTTGACGGTGCCGCTCGACGCGCTGCTCACCCCGCGGACGCCGGCCCAGCGGCTGTCGGCGGACATCACAGCCCTGTCGCGGGACGGCTCGATCGCGGGCAGCACGGCGCGCGACCTGCTCGAGCTGAGCGGCGCCGGCAAGCTCGCGGAGGCGCGGGCCGCCGTGGCGGGCGCGAAGGCCGGCAAGGTGAGCCCTGCGGCCAAGGGGGCGCTCCTGCCGCAGCTCGACGCGATGATCGAGCGCGGCCACCCGCTCGACCTCGGCACGGCGGAGGCGGGCAACCCGATCGTCAGCGGCTGGTACGCCGACCCGGACATCGAGCTCTACGACGACCGCTACTGGGTCTACCCCACGACGTCGCGCGGGTACGACGAACAGACGTTCATGGATGCCTTCTCGTCCACCGACCTGGTGCACTGGACGAAGCACTCCAACATCCTCGACATCGCGGACGTCCCGTGGGCGCGACGCGCGCTGTGGGCGCCGGCGCCGGTCGAGCGCAACGGCAAGTACTACCTCTACTTCGCCGCCAACGACATCCAGAACAACAACCAGCTCGGGGGCATCGGGGTCGCGGTCGCAGACCGTCCCGAGGGGCCGTACAAGGACGCCCTGGGCAAGCCGCTGATCGGGCAGTTCCACAACGGGGCGCAGCCGATCGACCAGGACGTCTTCATCGACGACGACGGCCAGGCGTACATGTACTACGGCGGCCACAGCCACGCCAACGTCGTCAAGCTGAACCCGGACATGATCAGCCTCGGGACGTTCGCGGACGGGACGACCTTCAAGGAGATCACCCCGACCAACTACGTCGAGGGCTCGTTCATGTTCAAGCGCGGGGGCAAGTACTACCTGATGTGGTCCGAGGGCGGCTGGACCGGCCCGAACTACGCGGTGTCCTACGCCATCGCCGACTCCCCGACGGGCCCGTTCAACCGGCTCGGCCGGGTGCTGCAGCAGGACGCGGCGGTCGCCCGCGGGTCCGGCCACAACTCGGTCATCAACGTCCCGGGCACCGATATCTGGTACATCTTCTACCACCGCCGCCCGTTGACCGAGTCCGAGGGCAACTCGCGAGCGCTGTCGTACGACCGGATGTACTTCAACCCCGACGGCACGATCCGACCCGTGACGATGCTGGTCCAGGACGACTTCGAGGACCGGAACTCCGTGGGCTGGCGGACGTACGGCGGGCTCTGGTCGGCGGCCGACGGGACGTACGCCGCTCCCGCCACGGCAGGGACCATGGCGTTGCAGGAAACCAACTTCGGCAATCTGGAGTACGAGGCCGACGTCCGGCTCGGTGCCGGTGGCAGCGAGGCGGGCCTGGTCTTCCGGGTGGGCAACCGCCCTGGCGGCGCGAGCGGCTTCTCCGGCTACTACGCCGCCCTCACCCCCTCCGGCGTGAGCATCAGCAGCTGGCGCGGCGGCACGCGTACCCCGATCGCGTCCGCGCCGCTGACGGTCGCGGGCGACCGGTCGCACCGGGTGCGGGTCGAGGCGGTGGGCTCGTCGATCAAGGTGTACGTGGACGGCTCCGCCGCTCCCGTGCTGAGCGCGGTCGACACCTCGCACACCGTCGGCGCGAACGGGCTGCGTGCCGGCGGCGCGGGTGCCTGGTTCGACAACGTGAAGATCGAGCACCCCTAG
- a CDS encoding DUF6578 domain-containing protein, whose protein sequence is MDVEVEVGDWEHECCGEAIARDQLVDLDCICWTDPDGHVRLIETHHDLDVQPRRQVRGRVVDIRLVQEGGATRPLLRLPSGRALAGAAPDDGRLQDLETGEALATSGGRSFRVTVRTVDQ, encoded by the coding sequence GTGGACGTCGAGGTCGAGGTGGGCGACTGGGAGCACGAGTGCTGCGGCGAGGCCATCGCCCGCGATCAACTCGTCGACCTGGACTGCATCTGCTGGACGGACCCCGACGGCCACGTGCGCCTGATCGAGACCCACCACGACCTGGACGTCCAGCCCCGCCGACAGGTGCGAGGACGAGTCGTGGACATCCGCCTTGTCCAGGAGGGTGGCGCCACCCGGCCGCTGCTCCGCTTGCCCAGCGGGCGCGCGCTGGCCGGCGCGGCCCCGGACGACGGTCGTCTGCAGGACCTGGAGACGGGCGAGGCCCTCGCGACGAGCGGTGGCCGCAGCTTCCGCGTCACCGTCCGCACCGTCGATCAGTAG
- a CDS encoding DNA alkylation repair protein, with protein MPDSGGSRELREALRARGDAVRAQQDRAYLKSDMEHLGVPLPAMRALVKAYVKAHPELSHDELVTLARELWRPPVHEFRTVGALLLEARAEVLSAADAGLVEELVRRSGTWALVDVLAASVAGRVMVRDRALEPSLRAWGADEDMWVRRLGILGFLRALRTDAFAACFPVFGEVVDPVLEDRRFFVRKAIGWVLREVSKDHPDEVYEWALGRRPRMSGVTVRELVKHYDDERRGRLLRGGVAG; from the coding sequence GTGCCGGACTCCGGGGGCAGCCGAGAGCTCCGGGAAGCGCTGCGGGCGCGGGGCGACGCCGTCCGTGCCCAGCAGGACAGGGCGTACCTCAAGAGCGACATGGAGCACCTGGGCGTCCCGCTCCCGGCCATGCGCGCGCTGGTCAAGGCATACGTGAAGGCACACCCCGAGCTGAGCCACGACGAGCTGGTCACTCTCGCCCGGGAGCTCTGGAGGCCGCCGGTGCACGAGTTCCGCACGGTCGGCGCCCTGCTGCTCGAGGCCAGGGCCGAGGTGCTCTCCGCTGCTGACGCGGGGCTGGTCGAGGAGCTCGTCCGTCGCAGCGGCACCTGGGCGCTGGTGGACGTCCTGGCCGCGTCCGTGGCGGGCCGCGTGATGGTGCGGGACCGTGCCCTGGAGCCGAGCCTGCGGGCCTGGGGCGCCGACGAGGACATGTGGGTACGTCGGCTGGGGATCCTCGGCTTCCTCCGGGCCCTGCGCACGGACGCGTTCGCCGCGTGCTTCCCGGTGTTCGGGGAGGTCGTCGACCCCGTCCTGGAGGACCGGCGCTTCTTCGTGCGCAAGGCCATCGGCTGGGTGCTGCGCGAGGTGAGCAAGGACCATCCGGACGAGGTCTACGAGTGGGCGCTGGGGCGCCGGCCCCGCATGTCGGGTGTCACCGTGCGCGAGCTGGTCAAGCACTACGACGACGAGCGGCGCGGACGCCTCCTGCGCGGCGGCGTGGCCGGCTGA
- a CDS encoding SGNH/GDSL hydrolase family protein: protein MRYVAIGDSFTEGVGDERPDGSPRGWADLVASGLAAAAGGPVSYANLAVRGRLLEAIVGEQLDAALSLSPAPTLISLNGGGNDMLRPSADMARLARMTGQAVRRCDEAGIPLLLLAGADPSARLPLGRVMHRRGEQLTAAVAELATRHGLVFADAWHDREVRRPGYWSPDRLHLNSAGHARVAGLVLSALGHDAPASVVPAGPVQRRRLLEEARYYREHVGPWVGRRVRGQSSGDRRTPKHSDWVVVEP from the coding sequence ATGCGGTACGTCGCGATCGGCGACAGCTTCACCGAAGGAGTGGGGGACGAGCGGCCCGACGGCTCGCCCCGCGGCTGGGCCGACCTCGTCGCGTCGGGGCTCGCCGCCGCAGCGGGCGGGCCCGTCTCCTACGCGAACCTCGCCGTCCGCGGCCGCCTGCTCGAGGCGATCGTGGGGGAGCAGCTCGACGCCGCCCTCTCCCTGTCCCCGGCACCTACCCTGATCTCGCTCAACGGCGGCGGCAACGACATGCTCCGGCCGAGCGCCGACATGGCGCGGCTCGCGCGCATGACCGGGCAGGCCGTGCGCCGGTGCGACGAGGCGGGCATCCCGCTCCTCCTGCTGGCGGGCGCGGACCCCTCCGCGCGGCTTCCGCTCGGGCGCGTGATGCACCGGCGTGGTGAGCAGCTGACGGCGGCCGTCGCCGAGCTCGCCACCCGGCACGGGCTCGTGTTCGCCGACGCCTGGCACGACCGCGAGGTCCGGCGCCCGGGCTACTGGTCTCCGGACCGGCTGCACCTGAACAGTGCGGGCCACGCCCGCGTGGCCGGCCTCGTCCTGTCGGCCCTCGGCCACGACGCCCCGGCCTCGGTGGTGCCGGCCGGCCCGGTGCAGCGGCGCCGGCTGCTCGAGGAGGCCCGCTACTACCGCGAGCACGTCGGCCCCTGGGTGGGCAGGCGGGTCAGAGGGCAGTCCTCGGGTGACCGGCGTACGCCGAAGCACTCCGACTGGGTCGTCGTCGAGCCCTGA
- a CDS encoding amidase: MHAVSRRRAGAAGLAASALLATGLVATGAPTAQAAPAPAAASAAAADPTTFTITETLEALKSGTYTSVQLVQAFQARIAAYEPYYNAFTQMNPEALADAAASDERRRSGAAARPLEGVPIVIKDSLDVKKMPTTSGWPLTSPITGGIALVPETDAPLVKRLREAGAVFIGKTNLPILAGSGSNANNSAYGPTYNALNQAWAPGGSSSGSATSVAGDFAVAGIAEETGGSIQNPASAQSLYAVKPTFGLIPNTGNFPLAGLTRDVLGPLTKSVEDAAIMLDVLAGSTAEDPLTEGAVVPAGGYTSQLSTTALQGKRIGLYGPGWRTGNNSALSPETAKLYAKAVENLKKQGAIVVEDPFAGSGFNELRSSGVTNAGNNWAIEQYLKRLGPSAAVHSIAELNAWADANGFASDTRINGMLGDHSTPPDLSGFLANRDRYLSVFNRVIADNDLDALMFPQQVQEVGPIFNGSVSASTVSEINIAQLPGVVVPDGAYANGKPFNLLFMDVKWSEAELLGYAYDYAEAYDGRVINRDLTTTTWPTLPSVTFTSLQNAMNAYVTAGRLKAQVRDNLADRVTRASTASLRDSEDVPIANLEQFIAKAKNQIKGDAQDVEVRNDLVAQAEQLLAYYRAVEAIENG; encoded by the coding sequence ATGCACGCAGTTTCCCGGCGACGGGCCGGAGCGGCCGGGCTCGCCGCGAGCGCGCTCCTGGCCACCGGCCTGGTGGCCACGGGCGCGCCGACCGCCCAGGCGGCGCCCGCTCCCGCCGCGGCGAGCGCGGCGGCCGCGGACCCCACGACGTTCACGATCACCGAGACGCTCGAGGCCCTGAAGAGCGGGACGTACACCTCAGTGCAGCTCGTCCAGGCCTTCCAGGCCCGCATCGCGGCCTACGAGCCGTACTACAACGCGTTCACGCAGATGAACCCCGAGGCGCTCGCCGACGCGGCCGCCTCGGACGAGCGCCGCAGGAGCGGGGCGGCCGCACGCCCGCTCGAGGGCGTGCCGATCGTCATCAAGGACTCCCTCGACGTCAAGAAGATGCCGACGACGTCGGGCTGGCCGCTCACGTCCCCCATCACGGGCGGCATCGCGCTGGTCCCGGAGACCGACGCGCCGCTGGTCAAGCGGCTGCGCGAGGCCGGCGCCGTCTTCATCGGCAAGACCAACCTGCCGATCCTCGCCGGCAGCGGCAGCAACGCCAACAACAGCGCCTACGGCCCGACGTACAACGCCCTCAACCAGGCCTGGGCGCCGGGCGGCTCGTCGAGCGGCTCGGCGACCTCGGTGGCCGGCGACTTCGCGGTCGCGGGCATCGCCGAGGAGACGGGCGGCTCGATCCAGAACCCCGCGTCCGCGCAGAGCCTCTACGCCGTCAAGCCGACGTTCGGCCTGATCCCCAACACCGGCAACTTCCCGCTGGCGGGCCTGACCCGCGACGTGCTCGGCCCGCTCACCAAGAGCGTCGAGGACGCCGCGATCATGCTCGACGTCCTGGCCGGCTCCACCGCCGAGGACCCGCTGACCGAGGGCGCCGTCGTGCCCGCGGGTGGCTACACCTCGCAGCTGTCCACGACGGCCCTGCAGGGCAAGCGCATCGGCCTGTACGGCCCGGGCTGGCGCACCGGCAACAACAGCGCGCTGTCGCCGGAGACCGCGAAGCTCTACGCGAAGGCCGTCGAGAACCTCAAGAAGCAGGGCGCGATCGTGGTCGAGGACCCGTTCGCCGGCTCCGGCTTCAACGAGCTGCGCAGCTCCGGTGTGACGAACGCGGGCAACAACTGGGCGATCGAGCAGTACCTCAAGCGGCTCGGCCCCAGCGCCGCCGTGCACTCCATCGCCGAGCTCAACGCGTGGGCGGACGCCAACGGCTTCGCGAGCGACACCCGCATCAACGGGATGCTCGGCGACCACAGCACGCCGCCGGACCTGTCCGGCTTCCTCGCGAACCGCGACCGCTACCTGAGCGTGTTCAACAGGGTGATCGCGGACAACGACCTCGACGCCCTGATGTTCCCGCAGCAGGTCCAGGAGGTCGGCCCGATCTTCAACGGCAGCGTCTCGGCCAGCACCGTCTCCGAGATCAACATCGCCCAGCTCCCGGGCGTGGTCGTGCCGGACGGCGCCTACGCCAACGGCAAGCCCTTCAACCTGCTGTTCATGGACGTGAAGTGGAGCGAGGCCGAGCTGCTCGGCTACGCCTACGACTACGCCGAGGCGTATGACGGGCGCGTCATCAACCGCGACCTCACCACCACGACGTGGCCGACCCTGCCGAGCGTCACGTTCACCTCCCTGCAGAACGCGATGAACGCGTACGTCACCGCCGGCCGGCTCAAGGCGCAGGTCAGGGACAACCTGGCCGACCGGGTCACGCGGGCGTCGACCGCGTCCCTGCGCGACAGCGAGGACGTGCCGATCGCGAACCTCGAGCAGTTCATCGCCAAGGCGAAGAACCAGATCAAGGGCGACGCCCAGGACGTCGAGGTGCGCAACGACCTCGTCGCGCAGGCCGAGCAGTTGCTCGCCTACTACCGGGCGGTCGAGGCGATCGAGAACGGCTGA
- a CDS encoding bifunctional lysylphosphatidylglycerol flippase/synthetase MprF, which translates to MQSAPRELAVVQRRRRLRLVPAAVTATAGVVGLARGVLPGGPGDLLHLDASDLGDATLAGRVLAAQVGVSLLLSARWLLRGSRDAWVVAVTASAVGAALGVLEARFVVLSAACVLALALLVSTRASHRLVERPDAWREWVWPVALLLGLCAYAASAYAEIALHHPGPSWTPGAVARALLPGAEAPTAALSAFALSVQAGVCAVVLAALAAWWLPGHVVHRMPRADVIDFARRHGTASSAPLLGLPDNTVLELCGGEALAAVAVRNGIAVSLGTPVAPGDLETAALGELTSTCERAGWVPALLALDERQRGLAESAGYSVLQIGVEARLDVAAFSTAGKRRANVRHSVTRARKDGVQVLRYSDATRTPQRDGQLTAISERWLADKGGPELGFTLGRFDLARLEDQEVYVAVVAAGEPGEQVVGFVTWLPYRGGAEAVLDLMRRVDDAPPGTMETLIVDSIADFAQRGRQGASLGGVPLATVGQREGRIQELLGWLYENGGKVYQARGLFRFKDKFDPQWAPMYLAHAGNADLPRVALAALRAYLPPGSVRQVLPTLASARAAWARLVGRARDEASAVRARHRELRSPVARPTAAAWGVPAALAVAAGAAGSFPGPLGLEVASRWGWSVDRTLAGEPWRALTAMLLTRDAFMLLSLAALTGPLLWALARVVGSPRAVLVFAGGAVWGYVGTTLLVAALAAGGWDVAERARATLDYGPSGGTAAVAAVLVALLRRRLLTRAAVGALVVGSALHHQIADVEHLVSFGTVLLIAAVVGRRGAVAAGPDGAEPGSPATAAEPGAPAAAGRELAAR; encoded by the coding sequence ATGCAGAGCGCTCCCCGCGAACTCGCCGTCGTGCAGCGCCGCCGCCGGCTCCGGCTCGTGCCCGCTGCGGTCACGGCCACTGCCGGCGTCGTCGGGCTGGCCCGGGGCGTCCTGCCCGGCGGCCCCGGGGACCTGCTGCACCTGGACGCGTCCGACCTCGGTGACGCGACCCTGGCCGGGCGGGTGCTCGCGGCCCAGGTGGGGGTGTCGCTGCTGCTGTCCGCCCGCTGGCTGCTGCGCGGGTCGCGGGACGCCTGGGTGGTGGCGGTCACCGCCTCCGCGGTCGGAGCCGCGCTCGGCGTCCTGGAGGCACGCTTCGTCGTGCTGTCGGCCGCCTGCGTGCTGGCCCTGGCCCTGCTCGTGTCCACGCGCGCCAGCCACCGGCTCGTGGAGCGGCCCGACGCGTGGCGGGAATGGGTCTGGCCGGTCGCGCTCCTGCTCGGGCTCTGCGCGTACGCCGCGTCCGCGTACGCCGAGATCGCCCTCCACCACCCCGGCCCGTCGTGGACGCCAGGGGCGGTCGCGCGAGCCCTGCTGCCCGGGGCCGAGGCTCCCACCGCGGCGCTGTCGGCGTTCGCGCTCTCGGTCCAGGCCGGGGTGTGCGCGGTCGTGCTGGCAGCGCTCGCCGCGTGGTGGCTACCGGGCCACGTCGTGCACCGGATGCCGCGCGCCGACGTCATCGACTTCGCCCGGCGGCACGGCACCGCCTCGAGCGCACCGCTGCTCGGCCTTCCGGACAACACGGTGCTCGAGCTGTGCGGGGGCGAGGCGCTGGCGGCCGTGGCGGTCCGCAACGGGATCGCCGTGTCGCTCGGCACGCCCGTGGCTCCCGGGGACCTGGAGACCGCCGCCCTCGGCGAGCTCACCTCGACCTGCGAGCGGGCCGGCTGGGTGCCCGCGCTGCTCGCCCTCGACGAGCGCCAGCGCGGCCTGGCCGAGAGCGCGGGCTACTCGGTCCTGCAGATCGGCGTCGAGGCCCGGCTCGACGTGGCGGCCTTCAGCACCGCCGGCAAGCGCCGGGCGAACGTACGGCACTCGGTGACCCGCGCCCGCAAGGACGGCGTGCAGGTGCTGCGCTACTCGGACGCCACCCGCACGCCGCAGCGCGACGGCCAGCTGACGGCGATCAGCGAGCGGTGGCTCGCGGACAAGGGCGGGCCCGAGCTCGGGTTCACCCTCGGCAGGTTCGACCTCGCCCGGCTCGAGGACCAGGAGGTGTACGTCGCCGTCGTCGCCGCCGGGGAGCCGGGCGAGCAGGTGGTGGGCTTCGTGACGTGGCTGCCCTACCGCGGCGGCGCGGAGGCGGTGCTGGATCTCATGCGCCGGGTCGACGACGCGCCACCCGGCACCATGGAGACGCTCATCGTCGACAGCATCGCCGACTTCGCCCAGCGGGGCCGCCAGGGCGCGAGCCTGGGCGGGGTCCCGCTCGCCACCGTGGGCCAGCGCGAGGGACGGATCCAGGAGCTGCTGGGCTGGCTCTACGAGAACGGCGGGAAGGTCTACCAGGCCCGCGGCCTCTTCAGGTTCAAGGACAAGTTCGACCCGCAGTGGGCGCCGATGTACCTCGCCCACGCCGGCAACGCCGACCTCCCCCGGGTCGCCCTCGCGGCGCTGCGCGCGTACCTGCCGCCCGGCTCGGTCCGGCAGGTGCTCCCGACCCTCGCGTCGGCGCGCGCCGCGTGGGCGCGCCTGGTGGGCCGTGCCCGCGACGAGGCCTCCGCCGTACGTGCCCGGCACCGCGAGCTGCGCTCGCCCGTCGCCCGGCCCACCGCGGCGGCGTGGGGCGTCCCGGCCGCGCTCGCCGTCGCGGCCGGCGCGGCGGGCTCCTTCCCCGGGCCGCTGGGCCTGGAGGTCGCGTCCCGGTGGGGCTGGTCGGTCGACCGCACGCTCGCCGGCGAGCCGTGGCGCGCGCTGACGGCGATGCTGCTGACCCGCGACGCGTTCATGCTGCTCTCCCTGGCCGCCCTCACCGGGCCGCTGCTGTGGGCCCTGGCCCGGGTCGTCGGGTCCCCGCGGGCCGTGCTCGTCTTCGCCGGCGGGGCCGTCTGGGGGTACGTCGGCACGACCCTGCTCGTCGCCGCGCTCGCGGCCGGCGGCTGGGACGTCGCCGAGCGCGCCCGCGCGACCCTCGACTACGGCCCGTCCGGCGGCACGGCGGCGGTGGCGGCCGTGCTCGTGGCCCTGCTGCGCCGACGCCTTCTCACCCGCGCGGCCGTGGGCGCCCTGGTCGTCGGCTCGGCGCTGCACCACCAGATCGCCGACGTCGAGCACCTCGTGAGCTTCGGGACGGTGCTGCTGATCGCAGCGGTGGTCGGGCGGCGGGGTGCGGTGGCCGCTGGGCCCGACGGGGCGGAGCCGGGCTCGCCGGCGACGGCGGCGGAGCCGGGCGCGCCGGCGGCGGCGGGGCGCGAGCTCGCTGCTCGGTGA